The Papaver somniferum cultivar HN1 chromosome 3, ASM357369v1, whole genome shotgun sequence genome includes a region encoding these proteins:
- the LOC113358573 gene encoding protein OSB2, chloroplastic-like, whose translation MNHLSKPFIKTLSSQSTINRILNRVLVLQKSQLYSTSPKEPELVSKSRDWPRPSTIPWQSKVANLVNLVGSVSRPIKFQESDDGKFWAGTIISQGEADHSTAIEIPIIFEGHLAQTAVCHLKERDLIHIAGHFCEGPPQISLQCGHCTGQVMVHQISFIEETSQAKERYYSRLKQVLNNFWRDLCGNPSQWTDYRKDKLNGLVKPKHPDFKRKDSGQPLWLNTAPKWAISGLPTTSELSIASEEEGSSLSNDQKRPEGSSWRKESEEASWKNLTEHPDKWWDVRSDKLFNHDFEHKDTGKALWLSSSPDWVFEKLPPPKPL comes from the exons ATGAATCATCTCAGTAAACCATTTATAAAAACTCTATCATCTCAATCAACGATTAACCGTATACTAAATCGGGTATTAGTTCTTCAAAAATCACAACTTTACTCAACATCACCAAAAGAACCAGAATTAGTTTCGAAATCTCGTGATTGGCCAAGACCTAGTACGATACCTTGGCAATCAAAGGTTGCAAATTTGGTTAACTTAGTTGGTTCTGTTTCTAGACCTATTAAgttccaagaatctgatgatggAAAGTTCTGGGCTGGTACTATTATTTCACAGGGAGAAGCCGACCATTCTACTGCGATTGA GATCCCCATCATCTTCGAAGGTCATCTAGCACAAACTGCTGTTTGCCATTTGAAAGAAAGAGATCTTATTCACATAGCTGGTCATTTCTGTGAAGGTCCACCTCAAATCTCTTTACAATGTGGTCATTGCACCGGTCAG GTTATGGTGCATCAGAtaagctttattgaagaaaccTCTCAAgccaaggaaagatattactcaCGTCTTAAGCAAGTACTCAATAACTTTTGGAGAGACCTTTGTGGCAATCCAAGCCAGTGGACTGATTACAGGAAGGATAAGCTCAATGGATTG GTAAAACCAAAACACCCAGATTTCAAGCGCAAGGATAGCGGCCAACCATTATGGCTCAACACGGCACCAAAATGGGCCATTTCTGGACTTCCAACAACTTCTGAACTTTCAATTGCATCTGAAGAAG AGGGCTCTTCTTTGAGCAATGATCAAAAACGACCAGAAGGTTCCTCTTGGAGAAAGGAATCAGAGGAAGCGTCCTGGAAGAACTTAACTGAGCATCCAGATAAATGGTGGGATGTGAGATCTGATAAG CTATTCAACCACGATTTTGAACACAAAGATACGGGCAAAGCATTGTGGCTTAGTAGTTCACCAGATTGGGTATTTGAGAAATTGCCTCCTCCAAAACCATTATGA